One window of the Calditrichota bacterium genome contains the following:
- the buk gene encoding butyrate kinase: MFDIERSLDEQILAIEKIKPTAIFADGLDPRVILAASRLVRFAKIVIPASEEEIAAFAKRACPQMDATRIEYLLSNIKAVDLAKEEELLEEFAREYVRIGRKHGWLGTEEEAREVVSQPPMFAIMAVKLGYADMAFGGLKYGPREFFRPFMRIVGQKGTAFEAGIFVLPEGHMEQFYEQNIVAFGDVAVNARMTPARLADVAVGTCKIARDIIPQDVLPYINGCIVSYSTKGLDEGPSVDLVRKAAELVPQRLAALVRRDPRYATIRIDAEVQISCAISREAAVVKLGERYQPDSPLGRVNVIIAPNLDLGNFLYNMYATRYPTAKKFPVSGGLANKVVDFSKESTESDVVLGAKANILMLLKSGRWQATPRDRFFPRYRILAINPGSTSTKVAYFEGDIEVYAGEIKHSAEELAPFEEITEQYDFRKRVILSELQARQIDIRRLDAVVGRGGLIWPVPSGTFLVNERMKQDLRACVQGSHASNLGGLIAAEIAEELGIPAYIVDPVVVDEVSEIYKITGLKELRRKIISHALSQIATAKRYAEETGRFYREINVIVAHLGGGISIGAHFKGRYAEVNNALDGEGPFTPERSGSLPVGQLIQLCYSGKYTLKEMKLKNKGRGGLIDLVGTSDFREVERRVLAGEPEFVAVFEAMAYQVARWITSLLPAFEGEPVDQVLLTGGLARCQPFVERIKQRIAALNVGVTVYPGENEMTALRDGALRVLMGKEKAKTYLGKPSPAEEAQAAQLAAS, translated from the coding sequence GTGTTCGACATTGAGCGCTCGTTGGACGAACAGATTCTGGCCATAGAGAAGATCAAGCCCACGGCCATCTTCGCGGACGGATTGGACCCACGGGTCATTTTGGCCGCCTCGCGGCTGGTGCGCTTTGCCAAGATCGTTATCCCGGCCAGCGAGGAAGAGATCGCCGCCTTTGCCAAACGTGCGTGTCCCCAAATGGACGCGACCCGTATCGAGTACCTGCTCAGCAATATCAAGGCGGTGGACCTGGCCAAGGAGGAAGAGCTCCTCGAGGAGTTTGCCCGGGAGTATGTGCGCATCGGGCGGAAACACGGGTGGCTGGGCACCGAGGAGGAGGCGCGCGAAGTCGTGAGCCAGCCCCCGATGTTCGCCATCATGGCCGTCAAGTTGGGGTATGCCGACATGGCCTTCGGCGGCCTCAAGTATGGGCCGCGGGAATTCTTCCGTCCCTTCATGCGCATCGTCGGCCAGAAGGGCACGGCCTTCGAGGCGGGCATCTTCGTCCTGCCAGAGGGACACATGGAGCAGTTCTACGAGCAGAACATTGTGGCCTTTGGCGATGTGGCAGTCAACGCGCGCATGACGCCCGCGCGCCTGGCGGATGTGGCTGTGGGGACGTGCAAGATTGCGCGCGATATCATCCCCCAGGATGTGCTTCCCTATATCAACGGCTGCATCGTGTCCTATTCCACCAAAGGGCTGGACGAGGGGCCGTCCGTGGACTTGGTGCGCAAGGCGGCGGAGTTGGTGCCGCAGCGTCTGGCAGCCTTGGTGCGCCGCGACCCGCGGTACGCCACCATCCGGATCGATGCAGAGGTGCAGATTAGTTGCGCCATCTCCCGCGAGGCAGCGGTGGTGAAGTTGGGGGAGCGCTACCAGCCGGATTCGCCCTTGGGCAGGGTCAACGTCATCATTGCTCCTAACCTGGACCTGGGCAATTTCCTCTACAACATGTACGCCACCCGTTACCCGACGGCGAAAAAGTTCCCCGTCTCCGGGGGACTGGCCAACAAGGTCGTCGACTTCTCAAAGGAGTCCACCGAGAGTGACGTGGTGCTGGGTGCCAAGGCCAACATCCTCATGCTGCTCAAATCCGGCAGGTGGCAGGCCACCCCTCGTGACCGGTTTTTCCCCCGGTACCGCATCCTGGCCATCAATCCCGGCTCCACTTCGACAAAAGTCGCCTACTTTGAGGGGGACATCGAGGTTTACGCCGGCGAAATCAAACACAGCGCCGAGGAGCTTGCGCCGTTTGAGGAAATCACCGAGCAGTACGATTTTCGCAAGAGAGTCATTCTGTCGGAACTGCAGGCCAGGCAGATCGACATCCGCCGCCTTGATGCCGTGGTGGGCAGGGGAGGCTTGATTTGGCCGGTGCCGAGTGGCACATTTCTCGTCAACGAGCGCATGAAGCAAGACCTCCGCGCCTGTGTACAGGGCAGCCACGCGTCGAACTTGGGCGGGCTCATTGCCGCTGAGATCGCTGAGGAGCTGGGGATTCCGGCCTACATCGTCGATCCGGTTGTGGTGGACGAGGTGAGCGAAATTTACAAGATCACCGGGCTGAAGGAGTTGCGGCGAAAGATTATCTCGCACGCGCTTAGCCAGATCGCCACGGCGAAACGCTACGCAGAGGAGACGGGCCGCTTCTATCGCGAGATCAACGTCATTGTCGCCCACCTCGGCGGCGGCATCAGCATCGGAGCGCACTTCAAGGGGCGCTATGCGGAAGTCAACAACGCGCTGGACGGTGAAGGGCCATTCACCCCGGAGCGGAGCGGGTCACTGCCGGTGGGCCAGCTTATCCAGCTTTGCTACTCAGGAAAGTACACGCTGAAAGAGATGAAGCTGAAGAACAAAGGGCGAGGTGGGCTGATCGACCTGGTGGGAACCTCGGACTTTCGGGAGGTGGAGCGACGCGTGCTGGCCGGCGAGCCTGAGTTTGTGGCAGTGTTCGAGGCAATGGCTTACCAGGTTGCGCGGTGGATCACCTCCCTGCTGCCCGCCTTTGAAGGCGAGCCGGTTGACCAGGTGCTGCTGACCGGAGGGCTCGCGCGGTGCCAGCCCTTTGTGGAGCGCATCAAACAGCGCATCGCCGCGCTCAACGTCGGGGTCACGGTCTACCCCGGCGAGAACGAGATGACGGCGCTCCGCGACGGGGCCCTGCGCGTCCTCATGGGGAAGGAGAAGGCCAAGACCTACCTGGGGAAGCCATCGCCCGCCGAGGAGGCACAGGCTGCCCAGCTGGCCGCCAGCTGA
- a CDS encoding PAS domain S-box protein produces the protein HAAVGVCLVDRQGTVIQINRAGLEIVGASAVDDLNRRGVVSLVDEQTREALARELARGSLRAREVTATRLDGRKVELLVHAREVTTPDHGQCVEAWFTDVTRRRTAERRLRESEERFRSFAESIAEGVVIVNTAGGIVYANRRVAELFGYTRKELAGMELWEFFHPTERESLRSLFAQLVQGQATRVQTEGDGLTKSAAILRLEVSLTPRRKRGKVVGAFVVLRDVTQQRSLEEQLQQAQKMESVGMLAGGIAHDFNNILTEILGYASLIDAEEELPEHLRGMVGQIIELASLAGSLTQQLIAFSRNTRPQRRPMQLNEVVRETARFLSHSMPEGIALRTHLAKDLRIISGDPVQLQQVLINLCVNARDAMPDGGKIVIKTENLTLTEEQRRQFKNQQLHEVVRLRVSDTGVGMDQETMKHIFEPFFTTKSKGKGSGLGLSIVYVIVAGHGGEIQVSSAPGQGATFDIYLPALTEQLKPEPEKRRLPLKGGDECILLVDDQEEMLELAQRMLSRHGYKVLTAKGGAEGVELFRQRADEIDLVILDLLMPDLAGEECARIMRSEKPEVAILLTSGFVPAPRGQEELAQVSDGILQKPFDLRQLLTVVRATLDAKKSRH, from the coding sequence ACACGCTGCGGTGGGCGTATGCTTGGTCGACCGCCAAGGGACGGTCATCCAAATCAACCGAGCTGGCTTGGAGATTGTTGGCGCCTCGGCTGTTGACGACCTCAACCGACGCGGTGTGGTCTCCTTGGTGGACGAGCAGACGCGCGAGGCACTCGCCCGCGAGCTGGCCAGAGGGTCGCTCCGGGCACGGGAGGTGACGGCTACTCGCCTTGACGGTCGCAAGGTCGAACTGCTGGTCCATGCCCGGGAGGTGACCACGCCGGACCACGGCCAATGCGTCGAGGCCTGGTTTACCGACGTCACGCGACGCCGCACTGCGGAGCGCCGCTTGCGCGAGTCGGAAGAGCGTTTCAGATCGTTCGCAGAGAGCATCGCCGAGGGGGTGGTCATCGTCAACACCGCCGGCGGCATTGTGTACGCCAATCGTCGCGTGGCCGAGTTGTTCGGCTACACGCGCAAAGAACTCGCGGGCATGGAGCTGTGGGAATTCTTTCACCCCACCGAGCGCGAGTCGCTGCGCAGCCTCTTCGCGCAGCTTGTGCAGGGGCAGGCCACCAGGGTGCAGACGGAGGGCGACGGCCTGACCAAGAGTGCGGCCATCCTCCGGCTGGAGGTCAGCCTCACGCCGCGGCGCAAGAGAGGGAAGGTGGTGGGGGCCTTCGTGGTGCTGCGGGACGTTACCCAGCAGCGTTCTCTGGAGGAACAGCTCCAGCAGGCGCAGAAGATGGAAAGCGTCGGCATGTTGGCAGGCGGCATCGCCCACGACTTCAACAACATCCTCACCGAAATCCTTGGCTACGCCTCGTTGATCGACGCTGAGGAAGAACTCCCGGAACACCTGCGAGGAATGGTTGGCCAGATAATCGAGCTTGCCTCTCTGGCGGGCTCGCTGACGCAGCAGCTCATCGCCTTCAGCCGCAATACCAGGCCGCAGCGCCGCCCCATGCAGCTCAACGAGGTTGTGCGCGAGACGGCCCGCTTTCTCTCCCACAGCATGCCCGAGGGGATTGCCCTCAGGACGCATTTGGCCAAAGATCTGCGCATCATTTCTGGCGATCCGGTGCAATTGCAGCAGGTGCTCATCAATCTCTGCGTCAATGCGCGCGACGCCATGCCCGACGGGGGCAAGATCGTGATCAAAACGGAGAACCTCACCCTCACTGAGGAACAACGGCGTCAGTTCAAGAATCAACAGCTGCATGAGGTTGTCCGGCTGCGCGTGTCCGATACCGGCGTGGGCATGGACCAGGAGACGATGAAGCACATCTTTGAGCCCTTCTTCACCACCAAGTCGAAAGGGAAGGGCTCGGGATTGGGTCTGTCCATCGTCTATGTTATCGTGGCTGGGCACGGAGGTGAAATCCAGGTGAGCAGCGCGCCAGGACAGGGCGCAACCTTTGACATCTACTTGCCGGCACTGACGGAACAGCTCAAACCCGAACCCGAAAAGAGACGACTGCCGCTCAAAGGGGGCGACGAGTGTATCCTGCTCGTTGACGACCAGGAAGAGATGCTCGAATTGGCTCAAAGGATGCTCAGTAGGCATGGCTACAAGGTGTTAACCGCCAAAGGTGGCGCGGAGGGCGTGGAGCTCTTCCGCCAGCGGGCCGACGAAATCGACCTGGTGATCTTGGACCTTCTCATGCCGGACCTCGCCGGCGAAGAGTGTGCCCGCATCATGCGCTCCGAGAAGCCAGAGGTGGCCATACTCTTGACCAGCGGTTTCGTTCCTGCTCCACGGGGACAGGAGGAGCTGGCGCAGGTCAGCGACGGTATCCTGCAGAAGCCCTTCGACTTGCGGCAACTGCTCACGGTGGTGCGCGCAACCTTGGACGCCAAGAAATCGCGCCACTGA
- a CDS encoding immune inhibitor A: protein MDRTKSLLVVTVTVLLTWTSSLFAGVRQLVRVDVAEQDALVLKAFATLAPDIAGRARDGSYVEVIATAEQRAAFAQLGLKTETLIPDLEALDREWRTQGYFDRFHNYERLVAEINAAMGNYPDLVRVIDIGDSWEKTQGKADRDIWAVKISDNVAEEEDEPEVLIMGCHHAREIITPEIVLYFMNYLLSNYGTDPYVTYLVDNRQIWLVPLVNPDGHAYVFTTDRWWRKNRRDNGDGSFGVDLNRNYGYMWGYDNHGSSPVPSDATYRGPAPFSEPEVQAIRDLCLQHRFRISLSYHSYGQLFLYPWGYVKRNTPDQAVFRALADSCVAYNSYTPGNAASGTIYITNGDSDDWLYGEQTAKNKIFAFTPEVGVQFHPDTSRITQEITENLGPNLYVCYAAGEEPIIAHTPLRDTEDDVGPYAVVARISPAIPLSSATPAPIQSDAVWLYFTTDTGAGFDSLAMLPQAEPGLYAAQLPGRGPDVTISYYLSAQDEEGRVGRAPRAAPLALYSFSVRPDTVPPSISHIPIQEKSVFDHSFPVIAEVRDNAGIAAVWVQFRRNGGPLDSLRLTTTGVPDQYRGEIEALQSAEGDEWEYRIVAVDASRRGNRSQLPVAGFFSFRVTGDLAFDFEDEGHFTASAESDWQWGRPTSGPRGAHSGLQLWATNLGGNYRNYSDSRLDTPPIPLPPTLRAASLRFWHWYEFEYSGALWDGGNIKISVDAGPFALAYPEAGYDKVVNPYNTTLGGEPAFGGPSGTGDYWHEETIDLTPFIGHTVQVRFHFGSDSDVNMAGWYIDDVRFVLVSATPVETEPLGKPIVFGLSEAYPNPFNPATAVLAAVPQHGRVRLEVVNILGQSVRLLYDGHLPAGHHEMRWDGTTESGAPAPSGIYLFRLESQDSWAVRKVVKLQ, encoded by the coding sequence ATGGATCGCACGAAAAGTCTTTTGGTCGTAACGGTCACGGTCCTGTTGACGTGGACGAGTTCACTTTTCGCCGGCGTCCGCCAACTGGTGAGGGTCGATGTAGCCGAACAAGACGCTCTGGTGCTCAAGGCCTTTGCCACCCTGGCCCCGGACATTGCTGGGCGCGCCAGGGACGGTAGCTACGTGGAGGTGATCGCCACCGCCGAACAACGCGCAGCTTTTGCCCAGTTAGGCTTGAAAACGGAAACCCTTATCCCGGATCTGGAGGCCTTGGACAGGGAGTGGCGCACGCAAGGCTACTTTGACCGTTTTCACAACTACGAGCGCCTGGTGGCCGAGATCAACGCCGCCATGGGCAACTACCCCGACCTGGTGCGGGTCATTGACATCGGCGACTCCTGGGAAAAGACACAGGGGAAAGCCGACCGCGACATTTGGGCAGTGAAGATCTCCGACAACGTGGCGGAAGAGGAGGACGAGCCAGAGGTGTTGATCATGGGGTGCCACCATGCCCGGGAAATCATCACGCCGGAAATCGTCCTTTACTTCATGAACTACCTGCTCAGCAACTATGGGACAGACCCGTACGTGACTTACCTTGTGGACAATCGCCAGATATGGCTCGTGCCGCTGGTCAACCCTGACGGCCACGCCTACGTCTTCACCACCGACCGCTGGTGGCGGAAGAACAGGAGGGACAACGGCGACGGCTCCTTTGGCGTTGACCTGAACCGCAACTACGGGTACATGTGGGGCTATGACAACCACGGTTCAAGTCCGGTGCCCTCCGACGCGACGTACCGCGGACCGGCGCCCTTTTCGGAGCCGGAGGTGCAGGCCATCCGTGACCTTTGCCTGCAACATCGCTTCAGGATCTCCCTTTCCTATCACAGCTATGGCCAACTCTTTCTCTATCCCTGGGGCTATGTGAAGCGGAACACCCCGGACCAAGCGGTATTCAGGGCGTTGGCGGACAGTTGCGTGGCCTACAACAGCTACACTCCTGGCAATGCCGCCTCGGGCACGATCTACATCACCAATGGCGACTCTGACGACTGGCTCTACGGCGAGCAGACAGCCAAGAACAAGATCTTCGCCTTCACCCCCGAAGTGGGCGTACAGTTCCATCCAGATACTTCCAGGATCACACAGGAAATCACGGAGAACTTGGGCCCCAACCTCTACGTTTGCTATGCGGCGGGCGAAGAGCCGATTATCGCACACACGCCTCTCCGCGATACTGAAGACGATGTCGGGCCGTACGCGGTGGTTGCTCGGATCTCCCCAGCCATCCCACTGAGCTCCGCAACCCCCGCTCCCATCCAGAGTGATGCGGTGTGGCTGTACTTCACCACTGACACCGGGGCCGGCTTCGATTCGCTGGCCATGCTGCCCCAGGCAGAGCCAGGACTGTATGCGGCTCAGTTGCCGGGCCGTGGCCCCGACGTGACCATTTCCTATTACCTCTCTGCACAAGACGAGGAGGGGCGTGTGGGCAGGGCGCCGCGCGCTGCACCTCTGGCACTCTACTCCTTCAGCGTGCGGCCAGACACTGTGCCGCCCAGCATTAGCCACATCCCAATCCAGGAAAAGTCGGTATTTGACCACTCCTTTCCCGTGATTGCCGAGGTGAGGGACAATGCGGGGATCGCGGCAGTGTGGGTACAATTCCGCCGGAACGGGGGCCCTTTGGACTCGCTTCGTCTGACCACCACGGGCGTGCCTGACCAGTATCGCGGTGAGATCGAGGCACTCCAGAGCGCGGAAGGCGATGAGTGGGAGTACCGCATCGTTGCCGTCGATGCCTCCCGACGCGGCAATCGTTCCCAGCTACCGGTTGCAGGCTTTTTCTCCTTCCGTGTAACCGGCGATTTGGCTTTCGACTTTGAAGACGAAGGGCACTTCACCGCTTCTGCCGAAAGCGATTGGCAGTGGGGTCGCCCGACCAGCGGCCCGCGCGGGGCCCACTCCGGACTGCAGCTGTGGGCAACCAACCTGGGCGGAAATTACCGCAACTACTCGGATTCGCGCCTGGACACCCCGCCGATCCCGCTCCCGCCCACTTTGCGCGCAGCCTCCTTGAGATTTTGGCACTGGTACGAGTTCGAGTACTCCGGCGCGCTCTGGGACGGCGGCAATATCAAGATTTCCGTCGACGCCGGACCTTTCGCCCTGGCTTACCCTGAAGCCGGGTATGACAAGGTCGTCAATCCGTACAATACCACGCTAGGCGGGGAACCTGCCTTTGGCGGACCGTCAGGCACCGGCGACTATTGGCACGAGGAGACTATCGATCTCACGCCGTTCATCGGTCATACGGTGCAGGTGCGCTTCCATTTTGGCTCGGACTCGGACGTCAACATGGCGGGCTGGTACATCGACGACGTGAGGTTCGTACTGGTCAGCGCCACTCCGGTGGAGACCGAACCGCTGGGAAAACCGATAGTTTTTGGTCTTTCGGAGGCCTACCCGAATCCCTTCAATCCAGCGACAGCCGTCCTCGCCGCCGTGCCCCAGCACGGTAGGGTGCGCCTTGAGGTGGTGAACATACTGGGCCAGTCGGTCCGGCTCCTGTACGATGGCCACCTACCGGCAGGTCATCACGAGATGCGATGGGACGGCACCACTGAGTCGGGAGCTCCCGCACCCAGCGGCATCTACCTCTTCCGCCTGGAGTCGCAGGACTCTTGGGCAGTACGCAAGGTGGTCAAGTTGCAGTGA
- a CDS encoding outer membrane beta-barrel protein produces the protein MRRTTVVLLVLALFVLSGQALAQARRGQIELFAGGAIPLAPDAFKDYFKVGYSLHGQYVMFPSEQLGVTFGAAYELFSFNGDKLLDELEAEIGPYRDYFDVTGNGHIVELAVGLRPYLTPATANTQFFLLAQGTYNMLGTEMTVKMNIPGFYSSTETYKDDENKFGIAAGAGFETPLTETLNLIIQGLYRHIFTEDEATSFVGITAGIVF, from the coding sequence ATGAGACGCACGACCGTTGTCCTGCTCGTTCTGGCGCTGTTTGTCCTCTCCGGCCAGGCCCTGGCCCAAGCCCGTCGCGGCCAGATTGAGTTGTTCGCAGGGGGAGCAATCCCTCTCGCACCGGATGCCTTCAAGGACTATTTCAAAGTCGGCTACAGCCTGCACGGCCAGTACGTCATGTTCCCCTCGGAGCAGCTGGGCGTGACCTTCGGTGCCGCCTATGAGCTGTTCTCCTTCAATGGCGATAAGCTCTTAGACGAACTGGAAGCCGAGATCGGTCCGTACCGCGACTACTTTGACGTGACCGGGAACGGGCACATCGTCGAGTTGGCCGTTGGCCTGCGGCCCTACCTGACGCCGGCAACTGCCAACACGCAGTTCTTCCTGCTCGCCCAGGGCACATACAACATGCTCGGCACCGAAATGACCGTCAAGATGAACATCCCCGGGTTCTACTCCAGCACGGAGACCTACAAGGACGACGAGAACAAATTCGGCATTGCGGCGGGCGCCGGCTTCGAGACACCTCTCACGGAGACCCTGAACCTGATCATCCAGGGCCTCTATCGCCACATCTTCACGGAGGATGAAGCAACCAGCTTTGTCGGCATTACCGCTGGCATCGTGTTCTGA